A single genomic interval of Takifugu flavidus isolate HTHZ2018 chromosome 19, ASM371156v2, whole genome shotgun sequence harbors:
- the unc93a gene encoding protein unc-93 homolog A isoform X2 encodes MGVASLSIIYASIIISSMFLPPIMIKNLGCKWTVVAGMGCYVSYSLGNLYPGWYTLMPTSVILGLGGAPLWSAKCTYLTISGNTQAAAQGKRAPDVINQYFGIFFFIFQSSGVWGNLMSSLIFGQDTKIAEIPEEQLRTCGVTECGLVVQSNGTTPRPAQEVVQTLLGCYIGAGVLAMLIVAVFLDDIDRDRASRFREKREPFCKTFLATFRLLKDWRLLLVIPLTMYSGFEQSFLSGEYTKNYVTCALGIHYIGFVMMCFGATNSISSFLFGRLARYTGRAALMCLAAATNLSCIITFLLWKPDPKQLHVFFLLAALWGMADAVWQTQTNALYGILFPRDKEAAFANYRMWESLGFVISFAYSSFLCLEYKLYIMLGVLVLAAVTYPIVERHEHMHPTLTQENAENTSTKIMCQTQM; translated from the exons ATGGGCGTAGCCTCTCTGAgcatcatctatgcctccatcatcatctCCTCCATGTTCCTGCCGCCCATCATGATCAAAAACCTGGGCTGTAAGTGGACGGTGGTGGCGGGGATGGGCTGCTACGTCTCCTACTCGCTGGGAAACCTCTACCCTGGATG GTACACTCTCATGCCCACCTCGGTGATCCTGGGGTTGGGCGGCGCTCCCCTGTGGTCGGCCAAGTGCACGTACCTGACCATCTCCGGCAACACTCAGGCCGCCGCCCAAGGAAAACGCGCCCCCGACGTCATCAACCAGTACTTCggcatcttcttcttcatcttccagtCGTCGGGCGTGTGGGGAAACCTCATGTCGTCGCTCATTTTCGGACAGGACACCAAAATAG ctgAAATCCCAGAGGAGCAACTGAGGACCTGCGGAGTGACCGAGTGTGGCCTGGTCGTCCAGAGCAACGGCACCACCCCCAGGCCTGCACAGGAAGTCGTGCAGACGCTCCTCGGCTGTTACATCG gcgcCGGGGTGCTGGCCATGCTCATCGTGGCCGTGTTCCTGGACGACATCGACCGGGACCGAGCCTCCCGGTTCAGAGAGAAACGGGAGCCCTTCTGCAAGACCTTCCTGGCCACGTTCCGACTGCTGAAGgactggaggctgctgctggtcatcCCCCTCACCATGTACAGCGGCTTCGAGCAGAGCTTCCTGTCGGGGGAGTACACCAAG AACTATGTGACGTGCGCGTTGGGGATCCATTACATTGGCTTTGTGATGATGTGCTTCGGAGCAACTAATTCCATCTCCTCGTTCCTCTTCGGGAGACTGGCTCGATACACGGGGAGAGCCGCCCTCATGTGTCTGG CTGCAGCGACGAACCTCTCCTGCATCATCACCTTCCTGCTCTGGAAGCCTGATCCCAAACAGCTCCATGTCTTCTTTCTGCTGGCTGCTCTCTGGGGCATGGCTGACGCCGTCTGGCAAACACAGACCAACG CTCTTTATGGGATCCTCTTCCCACGAGACAAGGAAGCGGCGTTCGCCAACTACCGGATGTGGGAGTCGCTGGGCTTCGTCATCTCCTTCGCctacagcagcttcctgtgccTGGAGTATAAACTCTACATCATGCTGGGGGTCCTGGTGCTGGCCGCCGTCACCTACCCCATCGTAGAGCGCCACGAACACATGCACCCCACCCTGACTCAGGAGAACGCTGAGAACACCAGCACCAAGATCATGTGCCAGACTCAGATGTAG
- the unc93a gene encoding protein unc-93 homolog A isoform X1, which yields METQREGRDMDEDLHAGMWFLYDSKIHSDLFSKVYPEDFPEATMLSRNLKNVLVVSVGFLFLFMAAGGLQNLQSSLNAEEGMGVASLSIIYASIIISSMFLPPIMIKNLGCKWTVVAGMGCYVSYSLGNLYPGWYTLMPTSVILGLGGAPLWSAKCTYLTISGNTQAAAQGKRAPDVINQYFGIFFFIFQSSGVWGNLMSSLIFGQDTKIAEIPEEQLRTCGVTECGLVVQSNGTTPRPAQEVVQTLLGCYIGAGVLAMLIVAVFLDDIDRDRASRFREKREPFCKTFLATFRLLKDWRLLLVIPLTMYSGFEQSFLSGEYTKNYVTCALGIHYIGFVMMCFGATNSISSFLFGRLARYTGRAALMCLAAATNLSCIITFLLWKPDPKQLHVFFLLAALWGMADAVWQTQTNALYGILFPRDKEAAFANYRMWESLGFVISFAYSSFLCLEYKLYIMLGVLVLAAVTYPIVERHEHMHPTLTQENAENTSTKIMCQTQM from the exons ATGGAGACGCAGAGGGAAGGCAGAGACATGGATGAAGACCTGCACGCTGGAATGTGGTTTCTTTACGACAGTAAAATCCACTCTGACCTCTTCAGCAAAG TTTACCCTGAAGATTTCCCGGAGGCCACCATGCTCAGCAGGAACCTGAAGAACGTCCTGGTGGTGTCAGTcggcttcctgtttctgttcatGGCTGCTGGAGGCCTGCAGAACTTACAG AGCAGCCTGAATGCAGAGGAGGGGATGGGCGTAGCCTCTCTGAgcatcatctatgcctccatcatcatctCCTCCATGTTCCTGCCGCCCATCATGATCAAAAACCTGGGCTGTAAGTGGACGGTGGTGGCGGGGATGGGCTGCTACGTCTCCTACTCGCTGGGAAACCTCTACCCTGGATG GTACACTCTCATGCCCACCTCGGTGATCCTGGGGTTGGGCGGCGCTCCCCTGTGGTCGGCCAAGTGCACGTACCTGACCATCTCCGGCAACACTCAGGCCGCCGCCCAAGGAAAACGCGCCCCCGACGTCATCAACCAGTACTTCggcatcttcttcttcatcttccagtCGTCGGGCGTGTGGGGAAACCTCATGTCGTCGCTCATTTTCGGACAGGACACCAAAATAG ctgAAATCCCAGAGGAGCAACTGAGGACCTGCGGAGTGACCGAGTGTGGCCTGGTCGTCCAGAGCAACGGCACCACCCCCAGGCCTGCACAGGAAGTCGTGCAGACGCTCCTCGGCTGTTACATCG gcgcCGGGGTGCTGGCCATGCTCATCGTGGCCGTGTTCCTGGACGACATCGACCGGGACCGAGCCTCCCGGTTCAGAGAGAAACGGGAGCCCTTCTGCAAGACCTTCCTGGCCACGTTCCGACTGCTGAAGgactggaggctgctgctggtcatcCCCCTCACCATGTACAGCGGCTTCGAGCAGAGCTTCCTGTCGGGGGAGTACACCAAG AACTATGTGACGTGCGCGTTGGGGATCCATTACATTGGCTTTGTGATGATGTGCTTCGGAGCAACTAATTCCATCTCCTCGTTCCTCTTCGGGAGACTGGCTCGATACACGGGGAGAGCCGCCCTCATGTGTCTGG CTGCAGCGACGAACCTCTCCTGCATCATCACCTTCCTGCTCTGGAAGCCTGATCCCAAACAGCTCCATGTCTTCTTTCTGCTGGCTGCTCTCTGGGGCATGGCTGACGCCGTCTGGCAAACACAGACCAACG CTCTTTATGGGATCCTCTTCCCACGAGACAAGGAAGCGGCGTTCGCCAACTACCGGATGTGGGAGTCGCTGGGCTTCGTCATCTCCTTCGCctacagcagcttcctgtgccTGGAGTATAAACTCTACATCATGCTGGGGGTCCTGGTGCTGGCCGCCGTCACCTACCCCATCGTAGAGCGCCACGAACACATGCACCCCACCCTGACTCAGGAGAACGCTGAGAACACCAGCACCAAGATCATGTGCCAGACTCAGATGTAG